A window of Rhodothermus sp. contains these coding sequences:
- the rplK gene encoding 50S ribosomal protein L11: MAKKVEKIIKLQIKGGQATPAPPIGPALGQAGVNIMEFCKQFNAATQDRMGVLLPVVITVYADKSFTFVVKSPPAAELLKKAAGIEKGAGDPLRQKVGKVTWQDCLEIAKQKMADLNAYDLEKAASMIAGTARSMGIVVEGKPEHL, translated from the coding sequence ATGGCAAAGAAGGTCGAAAAGATCATCAAGCTTCAGATCAAAGGAGGGCAGGCGACGCCTGCTCCGCCGATTGGTCCGGCTCTCGGCCAGGCCGGCGTCAACATTATGGAGTTTTGCAAGCAGTTCAATGCGGCCACTCAGGACCGCATGGGCGTGCTGCTGCCGGTCGTCATCACGGTTTACGCAGACAAATCGTTCACTTTTGTTGTCAAGAGTCCGCCGGCGGCCGAGCTGCTTAAGAAGGCAGCAGGTATCGAGAAAGGAGCGGGTGATCCACTCCGGCAGAAGGTGGGTAAGGTGACGTGGCAGGATTGTCTGGAGATTGCCAAGCAAAAGATGGCCGACCTGAACGCATACGATCTGGAAAAGGCAGCCTCGATGATTGCCGGTACAGCGCGTTCGATGGGCATTGTCGTCGAGGGTAAGCCCGAACATCTCTGA
- the rplA gene encoding 50S ribosomal protein L1 has translation MPKRGKRYRKALEIIQQAGKGPFTLAEAADLVKKTALARFDESVDIDVRLGVDPRHADQMVRGTVALPHGTGKKVRVLVLADEGRWKEALEAGADYAGLEEYIEKIQNGWLEFDVVIATPQVMSKVGRLGRILGPRGLMPNPKSGTVTQNVAEAVREVKAGRIDFRVDKAGNLHTSIGKASFTSEQIRENAEAFLREVLRLRPPSVKGAYVRSITLSTTMGPPVPVSLSVLHTLR, from the coding sequence ATGCCCAAACGAGGAAAACGGTATCGGAAAGCGCTGGAGATTATTCAGCAGGCCGGGAAGGGGCCCTTTACCCTGGCGGAGGCGGCCGATCTGGTCAAGAAAACGGCCCTGGCCAGGTTTGATGAATCGGTCGATATCGACGTGCGCCTTGGGGTGGATCCCCGGCATGCTGATCAGATGGTACGAGGGACGGTAGCCCTGCCCCATGGCACGGGCAAAAAAGTGCGGGTGCTGGTCCTGGCCGATGAGGGGCGTTGGAAAGAGGCCCTGGAGGCGGGCGCGGACTATGCCGGGTTGGAAGAGTATATTGAAAAGATTCAAAACGGCTGGCTGGAGTTTGATGTTGTGATTGCCACCCCGCAGGTGATGAGCAAAGTGGGACGGTTGGGGCGTATCCTGGGTCCCCGTGGGCTTATGCCCAATCCCAAGAGCGGCACCGTGACGCAAAACGTGGCGGAGGCAGTTCGTGAGGTGAAGGCCGGCCGTATTGACTTTCGGGTGGACAAAGCGGGTAACCTGCACACCTCGATCGGGAAGGCTTCCTTTACGAGCGAGCAGATCCGAGAAAACGCCGAAGCCTTCCTGCGCGAGGTGTTGCGGTTGCGTCCGCCGTCGGTAAAAGGCGCCTATGTGCGCTCCATTACGCTTTCGACCACAATGGGGCCGCCGGTGCCGGTAAGCTTGAGCGTGTTGCACACGCTTCGCTGA
- the rplJ gene encoding 50S ribosomal protein L10 has product MPLTRAQKAAILKEISARLETAPVIYLTDYMGLNVAQITKLRRQFREAGVEFKVVKNTLLRIAMEQRGGYDELLPVLNGPTAVAISDEPAAPARVIKKFIEEEGVALPRLKAAYIDGAVYGADALDTLAALKSKDELIADIVGLLLAPAQQVVGALQGPGQTLAACVQTIAEKETA; this is encoded by the coding sequence ATGCCTTTGACAAGAGCCCAGAAAGCGGCCATCCTGAAAGAGATCAGCGCCAGACTGGAAACGGCGCCGGTTATTTATCTGACTGATTATATGGGGCTGAATGTTGCCCAGATCACCAAGCTCCGGCGTCAATTTCGAGAGGCCGGGGTCGAATTCAAGGTGGTCAAGAACACGTTGCTCCGCATTGCTATGGAGCAGCGTGGAGGGTACGATGAACTGTTACCGGTACTGAACGGCCCCACGGCGGTGGCGATCAGCGATGAGCCCGCTGCGCCGGCCCGGGTGATCAAAAAATTCATCGAGGAGGAGGGCGTCGCGTTGCCCCGCTTGAAAGCAGCTTATATTGATGGGGCCGTTTACGGCGCCGATGCCCTTGATACGCTGGCCGCGCTGAAGTCGAAGGACGAACTGATTGCCGACATTGTCGGGCTGCTCCTGGCGCCGGCTCAGCAGGTGGTGGGTGCGCTGCAGGGGCCTGGGCAGACACTGGCCGCCTGCGTGCAGACCATCGCCGAGAAAGAGACCGCCTGA
- the rplL gene encoding 50S ribosomal protein L7/L12, giving the protein MADLKALAEQLVNLTIKEANELAKILEEEYGIKPAAAAVAVAAGPAGGDGAAQAEEKTEFDVVLKAVGGNKIAVIKEVRAITGLGLKEAKELVDSAPKPIKEGVSKEEAEQIKAKLEEAGAEVEIK; this is encoded by the coding sequence ATGGCAGACCTGAAAGCACTCGCTGAACAGCTGGTTAACCTGACGATCAAGGAGGCGAACGAACTCGCCAAGATTCTGGAGGAGGAGTATGGCATCAAGCCTGCGGCCGCGGCCGTGGCGGTTGCCGCTGGCCCGGCTGGTGGTGACGGCGCCGCTCAGGCGGAGGAAAAGACGGAGTTTGACGTGGTCCTTAAAGCGGTCGGTGGCAACAAGATTGCCGTCATCAAAGAGGTGCGCGCCATCACCGGGCTTGGCCTCAAGGAAGCCAAAGAGCTGGTTGACAGCGCCCCCAAGCCGATCAAGGAAGGGGTCAGCAAGGAGGAGGCCGAACAGATCAAGGCCAAGCTGGAAGAAGCCGGCGCCGAGGTGGAAATCAAGTAA